From the Desulfovibrio sp. JY genome, one window contains:
- the prmC gene encoding peptide chain release factor N(5)-glutamine methyltransferase, translating into MTVRELLKKTESYLAEKGVDAPRLSAQLLLAHALGLDRLGLILAMDRPLVPAELDAYRPLVARRGQGEPVAYLLGEREFYGLSFAVSPDTLIPRPETEGLVDRALELFAGDGPGSFTDLGTGSGCLAVTLAVKWPLATGLALDKSAGALAVARGNAARHGVDGRLDFVEADFAALPVRQGGYGLVVSNPPYVSAAEYRACSFEVRDFEPQGALVPGESGLEAVPVVARTAFDRLAPGGWLLVEIGWEQGPDAAAILVEAGFADVTVRRDLAGHDRVVEGRKPT; encoded by the coding sequence ATGACTGTCCGCGAACTCCTCAAAAAAACGGAATCGTACCTGGCCGAAAAGGGCGTGGATGCGCCCCGGCTCTCGGCCCAGCTCCTCCTCGCCCATGCGTTGGGGCTCGACCGGTTGGGGCTGATTCTGGCCATGGACCGACCGCTTGTGCCCGCCGAGTTGGATGCCTACCGGCCTCTTGTCGCCCGGCGCGGCCAGGGCGAGCCCGTGGCCTATCTGCTCGGCGAGCGCGAATTCTACGGACTCTCCTTTGCCGTCTCCCCCGACACCCTCATCCCGCGCCCGGAGACTGAGGGCCTCGTCGACCGCGCCTTGGAGCTTTTTGCGGGCGACGGGCCGGGGAGCTTTACCGACCTCGGCACGGGCTCGGGCTGTCTGGCCGTGACCCTGGCCGTCAAGTGGCCGCTTGCAACCGGCTTGGCGTTGGATAAAAGCGCCGGGGCGCTGGCGGTTGCCCGGGGCAATGCCGCGCGCCATGGCGTGGACGGCCGGCTCGATTTCGTGGAAGCGGATTTTGCCGCCTTGCCGGTGCGCCAGGGCGGCTACGGGCTTGTCGTTTCCAACCCGCCGTATGTGAGCGCGGCCGAGTACCGGGCCTGTTCCTTCGAGGTGCGCGATTTCGAGCCGCAAGGAGCGCTGGTGCCCGGAGAAAGCGGGCTCGAGGCCGTGCCGGTGGTGGCGCGGACAGCCTTTGACCGGCTCGCCCCGGGCGGCTGGCTGCTCGTCGAAATCGGCTGGGAGCAGGGGCCGGATGCCGCCGCCATCCTGGTCGAAGCCGGTTTCGCGGATGTGACCGTGCGCCGCGATCTGGCCGGCCATGATCGGGTGGTGGAGGGGCGAAAGCCCACCTGA